CGGGGCATCCCGATGCCGGCGTACGCCGACGCCGTCGCGCCCGGCATCGCCTTCGCGCAGGCCATCGGCCGCTGGGGCAACTGGTTCAACCAGGAGCTGTACGGCCGTGAGACGCACGTTCCATGGGCACTGCACATCACCTCCTCCGAGGGCGGCCGGGTGCCGGGCTACTACCACCCGACCTTCCTCTACGAGTCGCTGTGGTGCATCGGCGTGGGCCTGCTGGTCATCTGGGCCGACCGCCGCTTCAAGCTGGGCCATGGCCGGGCGTTCGCCCTGTACGTCGCCGCGTACTGCGTGGGCCGCGGCTGGATCGAGTACATGCGCGTGGACGACGCGCACCACATCCTGGGGCTCCGCCTGAACGACTGGACCGCGATCATCGTGTTCCTGCTGGCGGTGGCGTACATGGTGGTGTCGTCGAAGAAGCGGCCGGGGCGCGAGCCGGTGGTCGAGCCTGGCGTCTCCGACGGTTCGGCCGACGGTACGGAAGGTGCCGAGGAGGCGGGGGACCAGGAGGCGGGGGACAAGGCTGAGCCGGAACCCGCGGAGGCGAAGGACGAAGCGGCCGAGTCGGCGACCGAGAAGACCTGACCGCCGGTGGTACGACACCGAGGGCGCCCGGCCAGGCGGCGGTAGCCGCACAGAGACAGAGTTTCCGGGCGCCCTCGGCGTGTGCGGGATCAGTCGCGGTGTGCCAGTGACAGGGTCCGCTGGGCCAGCGTCACCGTCGCCGCGTCGATGAAGCGGCCGTCGGGGAGGGCCAGGGCGCCCGCTTGGGCGGCTGCCGCCTTCAGGATGGTTTCCGCGTGTTCGATCTCCGCCGGTGTGGGCAGGTAGGCCCGTTCGATCACCGGCAGCTGGCGGGGGTGGATCGCGGCGCGGCCCAGGAAGCCGAGGGTGCGGCCATGGGCGCAGGAGGCGGTGAGGCCGTCCAGGTCGCGGATGTCGGGGTACACCGACTGCGGCGGTGGGGCGAGGCCGGCCGCGCGGGCGGCGACGATCACCCGGGAGCGCGGCCAGTCGAGGCCCGCGTCGGCTCGTACGCCCAGGTCGGCCCGTAGATCCGCCTCGCCGAGGGCGATGCCCCGCAGGGCGGGATGGGCGGTGGCGATGGCGTGGGCGTGCTCGATGGCGAGGGCCGTCTCCAGCAGGGCGTACAGCGGGACGGTGACGGTCGCGGCGACCTGCCTGATCTCGTCCGGGGTGGTCACCTTCGGCAGCCGCAGGCCCGAGAGGCCGGGGAGCGCGGCGAGGGCCGCCAGGTCGGCCGCGGCCCAGGGGCCGGACAGGGCGTTGACGCGGACGTGGACCGGGACCGGCTGGGGGTCGGTGAGGAGGGCGGCCGTGGCCGTGCGGGCGTACTCCTTGCGGTCCGGGGCGACCGCGTCCTCCAGATCGATCACCACCACGTCGGCGCCCGCGGCCAGCGCCTTGGCCACCACGGGCGGGCGGTCGCCGGGGACGTAGAGCCAGGTGAGCGGGGGCCGGGTCACAGGGCTCCCTCCGTGCGCAGGGCGGCGATGTCGGCCGGGGTGAGGCCCAGCTCGGTGAGCACGGTCTCGGTGTCGGCGCCGTGCGGGCGGCCGGCCCAGCGGATCGCCCCGGGGTTCGCGGAGAGCCGGAAGAGGACGTTCTGCATGCGCAGCGGGCCCAGTTCGGGGTCGTCGACGGTGGTGACCGTGCGCAGCGCCTGGTACTGGGGGTCGGCCAGGACGTCCCGGACGTCCTGGACCGGGGCCACCGCCGCCTCCGCCTTCTCGAAGGCCGCGAGGACCTCGGCGCGGGTGCGGGCGGCGATCCAGGAGCCGACCGCCTCGTCCAGGACGTCGGCGTGCGCGGCGCGGTCGGCGCCGGTGGCGAACCACGGCTCCTCGATCAGCTCCGGGCGGCCCACCAGGCGTATCACCCGCTCCGCGACCGACTGCGCGGAGGTGGAGACGGCGACCCAGAGGCCGTCGGCGGTGCGGTAGGTGTTGCGCGGGGCGTTGTTCGCGGAGCGGTTGCCGGTGCGTTCCTGGACGTGGCCGAGCTGGTCGTACCAGGTGGGGTGGGGGCCGAGGACCGACAGGATCGGCTCGATGATCGCCATGTCGACGACCTGCCCGGCGCCGGTGTGCTTCCGTGCGGCCAGCGCGGTGAGTACGGCGCAGGCGGTCGCCAGGCCCGCGACCGAGTCCGCGAGGCCGAACGGCGGCAGCGTGGGCGGCGCGTCCGGCTCGCCGGTGATCGCGGCGAAGCCGCTCATCGCCTCGGCAAGCGTGCCGAAGCCGGGACGGTGAGCGTACGGCCCGAACTGGCCGAAGGCCGTCACCCGGGCGAGGACCAGCCGGGGGTTGACGGCCGCCAGCTCCGGCCAGCCCAGATCCCACTTCTCCAGGGTCCCCGGACGGAAGTTCTCGATCACCACGTCGGCGGTGGCGGCGAGCCGGAGCAGGACGGCTCGGCCGCCGGGCGTGGACAGGTCCAGGGCGATGGTCCGCTTGTTGCGGCCGAGCACCTTCCACCACAGGCCGACGCCGTGCTTGGCCGGGCCGTGCCCGCGGCAGGGGTCCGGCCGGAGCGGATGCTCGACCTTGATCACCTCGGCACCGAAGTCGCCGAGCAGCGTGGCGGCCAGCGGGCCCGCGAAGAGGGTCGCGAGGTCCAGCACCCGCAGACCGGCCAGGGCCGGTGTCGTCGTCGTACTCATGCGTCGTATCTCATGCGTCGTACCTCGTGCGTGGTCCCTCATGGGGTGTGTCTCATGCG
Above is a genomic segment from Streptomyces fodineus containing:
- the lgt gene encoding prolipoprotein diacylglyceryl transferase, with protein sequence MELSYIPSPSRGVLYLGPIPLRGYAFCIIIGVFVAVWLGNKRWIARGGRAGTVADIAVWAVPFGLVGGRLYHVITDYELYFSPGRDWVDAFKVWQGGLGIWGAIALGALGAWIGARRRGIPMPAYADAVAPGIAFAQAIGRWGNWFNQELYGRETHVPWALHITSSEGGRVPGYYHPTFLYESLWCIGVGLLVIWADRRFKLGHGRAFALYVAAYCVGRGWIEYMRVDDAHHILGLRLNDWTAIIVFLLAVAYMVVSSKKRPGREPVVEPGVSDGSADGTEGAEEAGDQEAGDKAEPEPAEAKDEAAESATEKT
- a CDS encoding CaiB/BaiF CoA transferase family protein — encoded protein: MSTTTTPALAGLRVLDLATLFAGPLAATLLGDFGAEVIKVEHPLRPDPCRGHGPAKHGVGLWWKVLGRNKRTIALDLSTPGGRAVLLRLAATADVVIENFRPGTLEKWDLGWPELAAVNPRLVLARVTAFGQFGPYAHRPGFGTLAEAMSGFAAITGEPDAPPTLPPFGLADSVAGLATACAVLTALAARKHTGAGQVVDMAIIEPILSVLGPHPTWYDQLGHVQERTGNRSANNAPRNTYRTADGLWVAVSTSAQSVAERVIRLVGRPELIEEPWFATGADRAAHADVLDEAVGSWIAARTRAEVLAAFEKAEAAVAPVQDVRDVLADPQYQALRTVTTVDDPELGPLRMQNVLFRLSANPGAIRWAGRPHGADTETVLTELGLTPADIAALRTEGAL
- a CDS encoding HpcH/HpaI aldolase/citrate lyase family protein, yielding MTRPPLTWLYVPGDRPPVVAKALAAGADVVVIDLEDAVAPDRKEYARTATAALLTDPQPVPVHVRVNALSGPWAAADLAALAALPGLSGLRLPKVTTPDEIRQVAATVTVPLYALLETALAIEHAHAIATAHPALRGIALGEADLRADLGVRADAGLDWPRSRVIVAARAAGLAPPPQSVYPDIRDLDGLTASCAHGRTLGFLGRAAIHPRQLPVIERAYLPTPAEIEHAETILKAAAAQAGALALPDGRFIDAATVTLAQRTLSLAHRD